A window from Balearica regulorum gibbericeps isolate bBalReg1 chromosome 1, bBalReg1.pri, whole genome shotgun sequence encodes these proteins:
- the ZFX gene encoding zinc finger X-chromosomal protein isoform X2 — translation MEAESESGSCKVDGICPEVIKVYIFKADPGEDDLGGTVDIVESEPENDHAVGLLDQNSSIRIPREKMVYMTVNDSQHEDEDLNVAEIADEVYMEVIVGEEDAAVAHEQQIDDTEIKTFMPIAWAAAYGNNNDGIESRNGTASALLHIDESAGLGRLAKQKPKKKRRPESRQYQTAIIIGPDGHPLTVYPCMICGKKFKSRGFLKRHMKNHPEHLLTKKKYRCTDCDYTTNKKISLHNHLESHKLTNKTEKLIECDECGKSFSHAGTLFTHKMVHRDKGVNKMHKCKFCDYETAEQGLLSHHLLAVHSKNFPHICVECGKGFRHPSELKKHMRIHTGEKPYQCQYCEYRSADSSNLKTHVKTKHSKETPLKCDICFQTFSDTKELQQHTLMHQESKTHQCLHCDHKSSNSSDLKRHIISVHTKDYPHKCDMCDKGFHRPSELKKHVAAHKGKKLHQCRHCDFKIADPFILSRHILSVHTKDLPFRCKRCRKGFRQQNELKKHMKTHSGRKVYQCEYCEYSTTDASGFKRHVISIHTKDYPHRCEYCKKGFRRPSEKNQHIMRHHKDVGLP, via the exons ATGGAAGCAGAGTCAGAAAGTGGCTCTTGTAAAGTGGATGGCATTTGTCCAGAAGTCATCAAGGTGTATATATTCAAAGCAGATCCTGGAGAAGATGATTTAG GGGGCACAGTAGACATTGTGGAGAGCGAGCCAGAGAATGACCACGCAGTTGGATTACTTGATCAAAATAGCAGTATTCGTATTCCAAGGGAGAAAATGGTTTACATGACTGTAAATGACTCTCAGCATGAAGATGAAGACTTAA ATGTTGCAGAAATAGCTGATGAGGTTTATATGGAAGTGATTGTAGGAGAGGAGGATGCAGCAGTGGCCCATGAACAGCAAATTGATgacactgaaattaaaactttcATGCCCATAGCTTGGGCAGCAGCTTATG GTAATAATAACGATGGCATTGAAAGTCGGAATGGCACTGCAAGTGCTCTTTTGCACATAGATGAGTCAGCTGGACTTGGGAGACTGGCTAAgcaaaaaccaaagaaaaaaaggagaccTGAGTCTAGGCAGTATCAAACAG cAATAATCATTGGCCCCGATGGTCATCCATTGACAGTCTACCCCTGCATGATTTgtggaaagaaatttaaatctAGAGGTTTCTTGAAAAGACACATGAAGAACCACCCAGAGCACCTTCTTaccaagaagaaatacagatgcACGGACTGTGATTACACTAcgaataaaaaaataagtttacatAACCACTTGGAGAGTCATAAGCTGaccaacaaaacagaaaagcttatTGAGTGCGATGAGTGTGGGAAAAGCTTCTCCCACGCAGGAACTTTATTCACTCACAAGATGGTGCACAGGGACAAAGGAGTTAATAAAATGCACAAGTGCAAATTCTGCGATTATGAGACAGCAGAACAAGGATTGCTCAGTCACCACCTTTTAGCTGTCCACAGCAAGAACTTTCCCCATATTTGCGTGGAGTGTGGCAAAGGATTTCGCCATCCGTCAGAGCTCAAGAAGCACATGCGAATCCACACTGGTGAAAAACCGTACCAGTGCCAATATTGCGAATACCGCTCAGCCGACTCTTCTAACTTGAAAACTCACGTAAAGACTAAACACAGTAAGGAAACGCCACTCAAGTGCGATATTTGTTTCCAGACTTTTTCAGATACCAAAGAGCTACAGCAGCATACGCTTATGCATCAAGAAAGTAAAACACATCAGTGTTTGCATTGTGACCATAAGAGCTCAAACTCGAGTGATCTGAAACGACACATAATTTCAGTCCACACGAAAGACTATCCTCATAAGTGTGATATGTGTGATAAAGGCTTTCATAGGCCTTCGGAACTGAAAAAACACGTGGCGGCTCACAAGGGTAAAAAGTTGCACCAATGCAGACATTGTGACTTTAAGATCGCAGATCCGTTCATTCTGAGTCGCCACATACTCTCAGTTCACACAAAGGATCTTCCGTTCAGGTGCAAGAGATGTAGAAAGGGCTTTAGGCAACAAAATGAGCtgaaaaaacacatgaaaacacACAGTGGCAGGAAAGTGTATCAATGTGAGTACTGTGAGTATAGCACTACAGACGCCTCAGGCTTCAAACGGCATGTTATTTCCATTCACACAAAAGACTACCCTCACCGTTGTGAGTATTGCAAGAAAGGTTTCCGAAGGCCTTCAGAGAAGAACCAGCACATTATGCGGCATCATAAAGATGTTGGGCTGCCTTAA
- the ZFX gene encoding zinc finger X-chromosomal protein isoform X1: protein MDEDGLELQPHEPNAFFDPTGADAGHMDGDQIVVEVQETVFVSDVVDSDITVHNFVPDDPDSVVIQDVIEDVVIEDVQCPDIMEEPDVSETVIIPEQVLDTDVAEEVSLAHCTVPDDVLASDITAEAMSIPEHVLTSESMHVPEVGHVEHVVHDNVEEADIVTDTLGTDVVSEEVLVADCASEAVIDANGIPVEHQDEKGNCEDYLMISLDDAGKIEHEGSAEITMEAESESGSCKVDGICPEVIKVYIFKADPGEDDLGGTVDIVESEPENDHAVGLLDQNSSIRIPREKMVYMTVNDSQHEDEDLNVAEIADEVYMEVIVGEEDAAVAHEQQIDDTEIKTFMPIAWAAAYGNNNDGIESRNGTASALLHIDESAGLGRLAKQKPKKKRRPESRQYQTAIIIGPDGHPLTVYPCMICGKKFKSRGFLKRHMKNHPEHLLTKKKYRCTDCDYTTNKKISLHNHLESHKLTNKTEKLIECDECGKSFSHAGTLFTHKMVHRDKGVNKMHKCKFCDYETAEQGLLSHHLLAVHSKNFPHICVECGKGFRHPSELKKHMRIHTGEKPYQCQYCEYRSADSSNLKTHVKTKHSKETPLKCDICFQTFSDTKELQQHTLMHQESKTHQCLHCDHKSSNSSDLKRHIISVHTKDYPHKCDMCDKGFHRPSELKKHVAAHKGKKLHQCRHCDFKIADPFILSRHILSVHTKDLPFRCKRCRKGFRQQNELKKHMKTHSGRKVYQCEYCEYSTTDASGFKRHVISIHTKDYPHRCEYCKKGFRRPSEKNQHIMRHHKDVGLP, encoded by the exons ATGGATGAAGATGGGCTTGAATTGCAGCCACACGagccaaatgcattttttgatCCAACAG GAGCTGATGCAGGACATATGGATGGAGATCAGATTGTTGTGGAAGTACAGGAAACAGTATTTGTTTCAGATGTAGTCGACTCAGATATAACCGTGCATAATTTCGTTCCTGATGATCCAGATTCTGTAGTAATCCAAGATGTCATTGAGGATGTTGTTATCGAGGATGTTCAGTGCCCAGATATCATGGAGGAGCCAGATGTATCTGAAACTGTTATTATTCCTGAACAAGTGCTGGACACAGACGTAGCCGAAGAGGTTTCTTTGGCTCATTGCACTGTCCCAGATGATGTTTTGGCTTCTGACATAACAGCAGAAGCAATGTCTATACCAGAACATGTACTGACAAGTGAGTCAATGCATGTACCTGAAGTTGGACATGTAGAACATGTAGTTCATGACAATGTTGAAGAAGCAGATATTGTCACTGATACGCTGGGAACAGATGTTGTTTCTGAAGAAGTCTTGGTGGCAGACTGTGCATCAGAGGCAGTGATCGATGCCAATGGAATCCCTGTGGAACATCAAGATGAGAAGGGCAACTGTGAAGATTACCTTATGATTTCCT TGGATGATGCTGGTAAGATAGAACACGAAGGTTCTGCTGAAATTACCATGGAAGCAGAGTCAGAAAGTGGCTCTTGTAAAGTGGATGGCATTTGTCCAGAAGTCATCAAGGTGTATATATTCAAAGCAGATCCTGGAGAAGATGATTTAG GGGGCACAGTAGACATTGTGGAGAGCGAGCCAGAGAATGACCACGCAGTTGGATTACTTGATCAAAATAGCAGTATTCGTATTCCAAGGGAGAAAATGGTTTACATGACTGTAAATGACTCTCAGCATGAAGATGAAGACTTAA ATGTTGCAGAAATAGCTGATGAGGTTTATATGGAAGTGATTGTAGGAGAGGAGGATGCAGCAGTGGCCCATGAACAGCAAATTGATgacactgaaattaaaactttcATGCCCATAGCTTGGGCAGCAGCTTATG GTAATAATAACGATGGCATTGAAAGTCGGAATGGCACTGCAAGTGCTCTTTTGCACATAGATGAGTCAGCTGGACTTGGGAGACTGGCTAAgcaaaaaccaaagaaaaaaaggagaccTGAGTCTAGGCAGTATCAAACAG cAATAATCATTGGCCCCGATGGTCATCCATTGACAGTCTACCCCTGCATGATTTgtggaaagaaatttaaatctAGAGGTTTCTTGAAAAGACACATGAAGAACCACCCAGAGCACCTTCTTaccaagaagaaatacagatgcACGGACTGTGATTACACTAcgaataaaaaaataagtttacatAACCACTTGGAGAGTCATAAGCTGaccaacaaaacagaaaagcttatTGAGTGCGATGAGTGTGGGAAAAGCTTCTCCCACGCAGGAACTTTATTCACTCACAAGATGGTGCACAGGGACAAAGGAGTTAATAAAATGCACAAGTGCAAATTCTGCGATTATGAGACAGCAGAACAAGGATTGCTCAGTCACCACCTTTTAGCTGTCCACAGCAAGAACTTTCCCCATATTTGCGTGGAGTGTGGCAAAGGATTTCGCCATCCGTCAGAGCTCAAGAAGCACATGCGAATCCACACTGGTGAAAAACCGTACCAGTGCCAATATTGCGAATACCGCTCAGCCGACTCTTCTAACTTGAAAACTCACGTAAAGACTAAACACAGTAAGGAAACGCCACTCAAGTGCGATATTTGTTTCCAGACTTTTTCAGATACCAAAGAGCTACAGCAGCATACGCTTATGCATCAAGAAAGTAAAACACATCAGTGTTTGCATTGTGACCATAAGAGCTCAAACTCGAGTGATCTGAAACGACACATAATTTCAGTCCACACGAAAGACTATCCTCATAAGTGTGATATGTGTGATAAAGGCTTTCATAGGCCTTCGGAACTGAAAAAACACGTGGCGGCTCACAAGGGTAAAAAGTTGCACCAATGCAGACATTGTGACTTTAAGATCGCAGATCCGTTCATTCTGAGTCGCCACATACTCTCAGTTCACACAAAGGATCTTCCGTTCAGGTGCAAGAGATGTAGAAAGGGCTTTAGGCAACAAAATGAGCtgaaaaaacacatgaaaacacACAGTGGCAGGAAAGTGTATCAATGTGAGTACTGTGAGTATAGCACTACAGACGCCTCAGGCTTCAAACGGCATGTTATTTCCATTCACACAAAAGACTACCCTCACCGTTGTGAGTATTGCAAGAAAGGTTTCCGAAGGCCTTCAGAGAAGAACCAGCACATTATGCGGCATCATAAAGATGTTGGGCTGCCTTAA